Genomic segment of Paenalkalicoccus suaedae:
AGCGATTATCCCTCACCTCAGTCACCTCTTCCCGTCCTCTCCTTCACTCTATGAGGTCAGGGCTCCATGCGTGCTTAAGCAGGCGAAAATTGGGTAAATTTATTTCTCATAGTATCCGTCCACTCCTGTGATTTACCTGTTTCCTTATTAACTTGTACAATGCGCCCGCGTCCAATCATACAAAGATCGCGATCATCATTTTCGATCATATAATGAACGTCGATCGATGACCGACCAACGTGTGCGACACGAACACCAACATGCAAGGTTTCCCCAAATTTAACCTGACGCACGTAATCACACTGTAGATCTGCTGTGACAACGATGGTCGACTCCTTCTGCCAATCATCCATAAGTCCAAGCTCCATAAAATAAGAGATTCGCGCTTGCTCGAAATAGACGAATGCGACTGTGTTATTCACATGCCCAAATGCATCTGTCTCTGAAAACCTTACTGGGATTTGTTGAAAATATGTAAACTTCTCTTTCCACGTGTTCAAATCATCAATGTATGCAGGTAATGCCATCTTATCCAGCTCCTTTAATTAATAGTAAATGAATGACCATTCATTCAATATTACCATTATTTGTGTGTATTTGTCTAGGTGAGAGTGTTGGATCATTAAGTTGCGGTGAATGAGAGCGGATGAACGGTTAAGTGAGCATTGTTTTGACTTAATTGGGTACCGGGTCCGGTTAATCGAGCTCCAGTTTGACTTAATCGACCCCAGATTCCGGTTAATCGAGCTCCAGTTTGTCATAATTGACCCTCGATTCCGGTTAATCGAGCTCCAGTTTGACTTAATCGACCCTAGGTTCCGGTTAATCGAGCTCCAGTTTGACTTAATCGATCCCAGGTTCCGGTTAATCAAGCTCCAGTTTGACTTAATCGACCCCAGATTCCGGTTAATCGAGCTCCAGTTTGACTTAATCGACCCCAGGTTCCGGTTAATCAAGCTCCGTTTTGTCATAACTGCCCACGCACTCATCCGAATAACCCCCACCCCCAAAAAGACAAAAAAAACACCGATGCAATCTGCATCGGTGTCTTTATAAAATCACGCTGTGTTATCTGTACCAAAGAAGTTCTTAAATGACTGAAGCGTTGTCTCTCTGTTCAGTGCTGCAATAGAAGTTGTTAAAGGAATACCCTTTGGACAAGCTTCTACACAGTTTTGAGAGTTACCACAGTTTGCAAGTCCGCCTTCTCCATCCATTAATGTTTGGAGACGCTCCGCTTTGTGCATCGCACCAGTTGGGTGAGCGTTAAAGAGACGTACTTGAGAGAGTGCTGCAGGTCCGATAAATTCAGACTTGCTGTTTACGT
This window contains:
- a CDS encoding acyl-CoA thioesterase, coding for MALPAYIDDLNTWKEKFTYFQQIPVRFSETDAFGHVNNTVAFVYFEQARISYFMELGLMDDWQKESTIVVTADLQCDYVRQVKFGETLHVGVRVAHVGRSSIDVHYMIENDDRDLCMIGRGRIVQVNKETGKSQEWTDTMRNKFTQFSPA